One window of the Candidatus Jettenia sp. genome contains the following:
- the tsaB gene encoding tRNA (adenosine(37)-N6)-threonylcarbamoyltransferase complex dimerization subunit type 1 TsaB: MKVLGLETSGSIGGVAVCENKHVIAARDLEAGMQHGRELVPTIKDIFQQIGWKFSDIDLIAVDVGPGSYTGLRIGVTCAKTMAYALQKPVIDVPIFDSIIENYIMDSIPVCPILDARRNHVYACIYQPVPIRLDHGVEVVQKKRVSEFLVMQPEELLSILPRPVVVFGDGVSAYRGIFQQKDIFIDEEENAIPKAKYVAFLGEMAYESGRRCEVDQLLPMYLRRAEAAEKLENKKF; encoded by the coding sequence ATGAAAGTACTTGGACTAGAAACATCGGGAAGCATTGGAGGTGTTGCTGTTTGTGAGAATAAGCACGTTATTGCTGCCAGGGATTTAGAGGCTGGTATGCAGCATGGTAGAGAATTGGTACCAACCATTAAGGATATCTTTCAACAGATTGGTTGGAAATTTAGTGATATCGATCTTATTGCAGTCGACGTAGGACCGGGATCATATACGGGATTGCGCATAGGAGTAACATGTGCAAAGACTATGGCTTATGCATTACAAAAACCGGTTATTGATGTACCCATATTCGATAGTATCATTGAGAACTATATCATGGATTCCATACCTGTATGCCCTATTCTCGATGCGAGACGGAATCATGTCTATGCCTGCATCTATCAACCAGTCCCTATTCGTCTTGATCATGGGGTGGAAGTTGTTCAGAAGAAAAGGGTATCCGAATTTCTGGTAATGCAGCCTGAGGAACTTTTATCTATTCTCCCACGGCCTGTAGTTGTTTTTGGAGATGGTGTCTCAGCCTATAGAGGTATATTTCAACAGAAGGATATTTTTATAGATGAAGAAGAGAATGCAATACCAAAGGCAAAGTATGTGGCTTTTCTGGGTGAGATGGCATACGAATCGGGACGGCGATGTGAAGTAGATCAATTACTGCCAATGTACCTACGACGAGCAGAGGCTGCTGAGAAATTGGAAAATAAGAAATTTTAA
- a CDS encoding type II secretion system F family protein, with amino-acid sequence MSTFKYRLLTSSSSIIEGEKEAASKVDLINDFRKSGHIILHVYQVDKNKKFGLLLNRANKKAVLPFTQELATLLEGGIPIDKSLSILISSQNNNSMKGVIEDVLNGIKSGKSFAESLTNHIKMFSSVYVNMIRAGEEGGVLPQVLKRLGSYQEKIQKVRGEIISAMVYPLLLSVTGLVSISALVIYVIPKFSQIFEGMGISLPFSTQVLIGLSHYSIRYGWALIIVAIAVFFLYKRAMRDKKTSIKIDQKKLKLPIIGNLLWKVQISRFARTLGTLLENGVSLLKSMDIVKDVLSNHYLADILGSVKGNVKEGSGLTVSLAKRGFLPEIAVHLLKVGEETGNLDKMLLKVADNFDADVEQRMKRLVTAVEPVLILLMGTIVGVIVISMLTAILSVNDLRF; translated from the coding sequence ATGAGTACATTTAAATACAGATTATTGACTTCCTCCAGTAGTATTATTGAAGGGGAGAAAGAGGCTGCCAGTAAGGTAGACTTAATTAATGATTTCCGCAAGTCAGGACATATCATTTTACATGTTTATCAGGTAGATAAGAATAAAAAATTTGGCTTACTCTTAAATCGTGCAAACAAGAAAGCCGTTTTACCCTTTACTCAGGAACTTGCAACACTTCTTGAGGGAGGCATTCCTATCGATAAAAGCTTATCTATCTTAATATCATCTCAAAATAATAATAGCATGAAAGGTGTTATTGAAGATGTGCTCAACGGAATTAAGTCCGGAAAGTCTTTTGCTGAATCCCTCACAAATCATATTAAGATGTTCTCGAGTGTTTATGTAAATATGATACGTGCAGGGGAGGAAGGCGGGGTATTGCCGCAGGTACTCAAGAGATTAGGATCATATCAGGAAAAAATACAAAAAGTGAGAGGTGAAATCATTTCAGCAATGGTATACCCTTTATTACTGAGTGTTACTGGTCTCGTATCAATAAGCGCTCTTGTTATTTATGTTATACCTAAATTCTCTCAGATATTCGAGGGTATGGGAATTTCTCTTCCCTTTTCGACCCAAGTGCTTATCGGTCTGAGTCATTATTCCATTCGATACGGTTGGGCCTTAATTATTGTAGCGATTGCCGTATTCTTCTTGTACAAGAGAGCTATGAGGGATAAGAAGACATCAATAAAAATAGATCAAAAAAAGTTAAAGTTGCCTATTATTGGTAATCTTCTCTGGAAAGTGCAAATATCTCGATTTGCCAGGACATTAGGTACATTACTGGAAAACGGTGTATCATTACTTAAATCTATGGATATCGTTAAAGACGTGTTATCGAATCACTATCTTGCCGATATTCTTGGAAGTGTAAAAGGTAATGTAAAAGAGGGGTCTGGTCTTACCGTATCACTTGCCAAAAGGGGTTTTCTACCAGAGATTGCCGTGCATTTATTGAAAGTTGGTGAAGAGACGGGAAATTTAGATAAGATGCTTCTGAAAGTTGCTGATAATTTTGACGCTGACGTAGAACAACGTATGAAGAGACTTGTAACGGCAGTAGAGCCTGTGCTTATATTACTCATGGGTACTATTGTTGGCGTAATTGTAATCTCTATGTTAACGGCAATACTCAGCGTGAATGACCTGCGGTTTTGA
- a CDS encoding type II secretion system protein M codes for MEKLLEIFRKFKLRERILLIVALSVLFYIAIDKILITPFFESIHETKERLETQKNLLKKYYSFVSNKNYYEGRLNDLEEYYTKLQEKFLSEETEELAFAKLQEIVNNLAVKNGLSVSRSTALKKEVINKKPYLVTVSINFEITELDSSQKLQNFLYDIEYNDDKFLFIDNLRIKTLGFDVIKGANISSTLTAVASIEKKL; via the coding sequence ATGGAAAAACTTTTAGAGATCTTTAGAAAATTCAAGTTAAGAGAAAGGATACTGCTGATTGTAGCTCTCAGCGTTCTTTTTTATATAGCTATTGATAAAATTCTTATTACCCCCTTTTTTGAGTCAATTCACGAAACAAAAGAACGATTGGAGACGCAAAAGAACCTGCTGAAGAAATACTATTCATTTGTTTCCAATAAAAACTACTATGAGGGCAGGTTAAATGATCTGGAAGAATATTATACAAAACTCCAGGAAAAATTTTTGTCTGAGGAAACCGAAGAGCTTGCTTTTGCAAAATTACAGGAAATAGTAAATAACCTTGCTGTCAAGAATGGGTTAAGCGTTTCGAGAAGTACAGCCTTAAAGAAAGAGGTAATTAATAAAAAACCGTATCTCGTTACGGTATCAATTAATTTTGAAATAACCGAACTGGATAGCTCTCAAAAGTTACAAAATTTTTTATATGATATAGAATATAATGATGATAAATTCCTTTTTATAGATAATTTAAGGATCAAAACCTTAGGTTTTGATGTTATAAAAGGTGCAAATATTTCATCTACTTTAACGGCAGTTGCCTCTATAGAAAAGAAGCTGTGA
- a CDS encoding PilN domain-containing protein, translated as MNRIPFVNMFFQRAMGLSLRGDDLIITVVHKKLIHYSHETYTIKDFMLKDTQQLESLSLPLEKFEGEIIFSWPREYTIVREMNYPHANLKELREALEYQLDSFIPFSNENVYFDIHFDSYSVSQTRQDTKVLVIAVKKMELDTILSKLHILKINPSRVIISPFAFLPILEEEEKEGLTVLIGKNTESYSYNLYEKDRLILSAMIKTEAELANWLKANPPEEILLTSANNGVFSLDEYKIPYRLLDDYSESYGCALYGLSDYSCNMSLIKTRKKRLNPQIVLMCFIMGFLLFFAFLVPYIQKMNNMATLKTINAQAKSIKKDVLAVEKLQERITMLEESVTKINEIKGEYVSRIDVILELAKVLPNDAWVKAMNIEKNTFEIEGDAVSSTNLIPILENSPLFFGVGLISPVTKTQSGREKFRIKVNIKM; from the coding sequence ATGAATAGAATACCATTTGTAAATATGTTTTTTCAAAGGGCGATGGGATTATCGCTTAGAGGGGACGATCTTATCATAACGGTTGTCCATAAAAAACTCATTCATTATTCGCATGAGACTTATACTATCAAAGATTTTATGCTCAAGGATACCCAGCAATTGGAATCTCTATCGCTGCCATTGGAAAAATTTGAAGGAGAAATTATCTTCTCCTGGCCGAGAGAATATACGATTGTGAGAGAGATGAATTATCCTCATGCGAATCTCAAAGAGTTAAGAGAAGCGCTTGAATATCAATTAGACAGTTTTATACCTTTTAGCAATGAGAATGTTTATTTTGATATTCATTTCGATTCTTATTCAGTCTCTCAAACCAGGCAAGATACCAAAGTTCTTGTTATTGCAGTAAAAAAAATGGAATTGGATACTATTCTCTCTAAGTTGCACATCTTAAAGATTAACCCTTCACGGGTTATTATTTCACCTTTTGCTTTTCTGCCTATACTTGAGGAAGAGGAAAAGGAAGGTCTTACCGTATTGATTGGTAAGAATACGGAAAGTTACAGTTATAATCTCTATGAAAAAGACCGTTTGATTTTATCAGCTATGATAAAAACAGAGGCTGAATTAGCCAATTGGCTGAAAGCGAATCCTCCCGAAGAGATATTGTTAACGAGCGCTAATAATGGGGTTTTCTCACTCGATGAATACAAAATTCCTTATCGATTGCTGGACGATTATTCTGAATCCTATGGATGTGCACTTTATGGCCTATCTGACTACTCATGTAATATGAGTCTTATTAAGACACGCAAGAAACGATTAAATCCTCAGATTGTATTGATGTGTTTCATTATGGGTTTTTTACTATTTTTTGCATTTCTTGTTCCTTATATTCAAAAGATGAACAATATGGCAACACTAAAAACCATAAACGCTCAGGCTAAATCAATTAAAAAAGATGTGCTTGCTGTTGAGAAATTACAAGAGCGTATAACAATGCTAGAGGAATCCGTTACTAAGATAAATGAAATAAAGGGAGAATATGTATCAAGAATCGATGTAATCTTAGAATTAGCAAAGGTATTGCCAAATGATGCATGGGTGAAAGCCATGAACATTGAGAAAAATACTTTTGAAATAGAAGGCGATGCGGTATCTTCCACAAACCTGATACCGATTCTGGAAAATTCACCACTTTTTTTTGGAGTAGGTTTAATATCACCCGTTACGAAGACACAAAGCGGACGGGAAAAGTTCCGCATAAAAGTAAATATTAAGATGTAG
- a CDS encoding general secretion pathway protein GspK translates to MGFVALSFTRNTSVAIKTEIASTERIKNIYAARGACIYATRMLVGTGIEEKDTGDKDVKKIKGNRLLYDNKKNKNIAGRRPWKPRSRPYSVKIGERNCDVFISDESGKININKITDDTKDTFVKFLTSCKLDILTAETITDSLLDWLDKDDLHHINGAEKDYYSSLPDPYEPKNGSFESIEEMALVKGVTPHIFEMIREHVTIYGAGKINVNFASKEVFSSIPMFTSEIAEAIIQFRKKWGGVKRIDSLKDLLSQFGIVGKDYQKILNYLTISDSNYMTIHAIASSDKIKNSYKIVIQKSLDNCKVIAAYP, encoded by the coding sequence TTGGGTTTTGTTGCATTAAGTTTTACACGAAATACGAGTGTTGCCATAAAAACAGAAATTGCTTCTACAGAACGTATAAAAAATATTTACGCAGCACGAGGAGCATGTATTTATGCTACCCGGATGCTGGTGGGAACAGGAATCGAAGAAAAAGATACAGGGGATAAAGATGTCAAAAAGATAAAAGGGAATCGGTTGTTATATGATAATAAAAAAAATAAGAATATAGCTGGAAGACGCCCATGGAAACCAAGGAGTAGACCTTATTCTGTAAAAATAGGAGAGAGGAATTGTGATGTATTTATTAGTGATGAGAGTGGAAAGATAAATATAAACAAAATAACAGATGATACGAAAGATACTTTTGTTAAATTTCTAACTTCTTGCAAATTAGATATACTTACTGCAGAAACGATAACAGATTCTCTCCTGGATTGGCTTGATAAAGATGATTTACATCATATTAACGGTGCCGAAAAAGATTATTATAGTTCTTTGCCAGATCCCTATGAGCCAAAAAATGGATCATTTGAATCTATCGAGGAAATGGCATTGGTGAAAGGTGTTACTCCACACATCTTTGAGATGATAAGAGAACACGTAACTATTTACGGTGCAGGGAAAATAAATGTGAACTTTGCATCGAAAGAAGTTTTTTCCTCTATTCCTATGTTTACTTCCGAAATTGCTGAAGCGATAATTCAATTTAGGAAAAAATGGGGGGGGGTTAAAAGAATAGATTCTCTGAAAGATCTCTTATCACAGTTCGGTATTGTAGGTAAGGATTATCAGAAGATTTTAAATTATTTAACAATCTCTGATTCAAATTATATGACAATTCATGCAATTGCTTCTTCAGATAAGATAAAGAATTCTTATAAAATCGTTATTCAAAAAAGTTTAGATAATTGTAAGGTTATTGCAGCGTATCCTTAA
- a CDS encoding prepilin-type N-terminal cleavage/methylation domain-containing protein, with product MERNGGFTLFELLIAVFIGTILIMSSAYAIRLGLFSMEREEVWFNNSTKEKASFDFFWQQVSSLYILKATSDNTNDKKNTPAPSLMESKKKKVFIFQERKMY from the coding sequence ATGGAACGTAACGGAGGATTCACATTATTCGAATTACTTATAGCGGTTTTTATTGGTACAATTTTAATTATGTCCAGTGCTTACGCTATAAGATTAGGCCTATTTTCGATGGAAAGAGAGGAGGTTTGGTTTAATAATTCAACAAAAGAAAAAGCTTCCTTCGATTTCTTCTGGCAACAAGTATCTTCGTTGTATATTTTAAAAGCCACAAGTGATAACACCAATGATAAGAAGAATACCCCTGCGCCATCTCTCATGGAAAGCAAAAAAAAGAAAGTTTTTATTTTTCAGGAGAGAAAGATGTACTGA
- a CDS encoding prepilin-type N-terminal cleavage/methylation domain-containing protein, giving the protein MNNQHGYTIGEKELYSARQNEGDRKFGQDIKSRQELLTGFTVLEVMVALAIMAVSLSIFFSLVGNSSKLRGRIDDHIKLVLLARTKTEEAFLGILEKAPINLDEKKIFEGKTKNGIQWKVVEVDTYKEEKERLRSNILSREEDNKVFLPKGIILLNTEVGGITIDTVFSSPESKDIESEDNKKITKDKKEKSLSE; this is encoded by the coding sequence ATGAATAATCAACACGGCTATACCATAGGAGAAAAAGAACTATATTCTGCACGGCAGAATGAAGGTGATAGAAAGTTTGGGCAGGATATAAAATCTCGCCAAGAGCTTTTAACAGGGTTTACTGTTCTTGAAGTTATGGTAGCCCTGGCAATCATGGCTGTTTCTCTAAGTATTTTTTTTAGTTTGGTAGGAAATTCCTCAAAATTACGGGGAAGAATTGATGATCACATAAAGCTGGTACTGCTTGCCAGAACCAAAACAGAAGAAGCATTCCTGGGTATTCTGGAGAAGGCCCCTATTAATCTCGATGAAAAGAAAATTTTTGAGGGTAAAACAAAAAATGGGATCCAATGGAAAGTAGTTGAAGTTGATACCTACAAAGAGGAGAAGGAAAGATTACGTTCAAATATATTGAGTAGAGAAGAAGATAACAAAGTATTTCTTCCGAAAGGGATTATATTATTGAATACAGAAGTTGGAGGGATAACTATCGATACCGTTTTTTCTTCTCCTGAATCTAAGGATATTGAATCTGAGGATAATAAAAAGATAACGAAAGATAAAAAAGAAAAATCTCTATCTGAATAA
- a CDS encoding type II and III secretion system protein yields MPILTSSGQQTGTTVTFEQVQYRPTGIILTVTPHIAENDFITLDIKQEVSDAQTTTTGVTNSPTFSTRQAETSLVIKSGHTISLGGIIEQRNEKTVEKIPILGDIPFLGNLFKTTSIRNRRTELLMLLTPYIAATAEEADSLTDAFEKKLREIEPLLRGKANDVER; encoded by the coding sequence GTGCCCATTCTTACAAGTTCAGGTCAGCAAACAGGAACCACGGTAACATTTGAGCAAGTTCAGTATCGTCCAACCGGTATTATTCTTACGGTAACTCCTCATATTGCAGAAAACGATTTTATTACCCTGGATATAAAACAAGAAGTAAGTGATGCACAAACAACCACGACAGGGGTTACTAATTCACCAACATTCTCTACCCGACAGGCAGAGACATCGCTTGTTATAAAAAGTGGGCATACTATTAGTTTAGGTGGTATAATTGAGCAAAGAAATGAAAAAACAGTGGAGAAGATCCCAATCTTGGGAGATATCCCTTTTTTAGGGAACTTGTTTAAGACTACATCTATTCGAAATAGAAGGACAGAGTTATTAATGTTATTAACCCCTTATATTGCAGCTACTGCAGAAGAAGCGGATTCGTTAACGGACGCCTTTGAAAAGAAACTCAGGGAGATAGAGCCATTACTAAGGGGAAAAGCAAACGATGTTGAAAGATAG
- a CDS encoding prepilin-type N-terminal cleavage/methylation domain-containing protein — MITKNYGFTIIELLIAVTVITILMSIVLPMISIIRHKAQQVVCSNNLRELFLAFEQYANDNNGLLPRSNNDNQSRDNSKTCSAEVWFKAVDHYLTSSIIPNERDKISYEERLLLIKQDPIFKTVPLSKQDTTRTIKMNRYLVPKSECQRSIESIQNPTRTVLLFDGRIDSSGVADDFEGSHNIVAQRHSKAANILFVDGHVECIQNGDSDGTTNEGWPNSHAGRELVWDPDVDP; from the coding sequence ATGATTACAAAAAATTATGGATTTACTATTATTGAGTTATTGATAGCTGTTACTGTTATTACTATCTTAATGAGTATCGTCCTCCCCATGATCTCCATTATCAGACACAAAGCACAGCAAGTTGTGTGTAGCAACAACCTACGTGAATTATTTCTTGCCTTTGAACAATACGCTAATGATAATAACGGTTTGCTTCCCCGTTCAAACAATGATAATCAAAGCCGGGATAATTCAAAAACCTGTAGCGCAGAAGTTTGGTTTAAAGCGGTTGATCATTATTTAACTTCGTCAATCATTCCAAATGAGAGGGACAAAATCTCATATGAGGAACGGCTTTTACTCATAAAACAAGATCCCATTTTTAAAACCGTACCTCTTTCTAAACAAGATACAACTCGCACGATTAAAATGAACCGATATCTGGTACCCAAATCCGAATGTCAACGATCTATTGAATCTATTCAAAACCCTACAAGAACGGTATTGCTGTTTGATGGTCGAATTGATAGTAGTGGGGTTGCAGATGATTTTGAAGGATCGCACAATATCGTTGCACAAAGGCATTCAAAGGCTGCAAACATTCTCTTTGTTGACGGCCATGTAGAATGCATACAAAATGGCGATTCAGATGGAACAACAAATGAAGGCTGGCCAAATTCCCATGCAGGGAGAGAGTTAGTCTGGGACCCGGACGTCGATCCTTAA
- a CDS encoding D-alanine--D-alanine ligase encodes MKPKNIAVLMGGTSHEREISLRSGNAVAKALMDAGCNVFCIDVKDEKIQELDTMEIDVAFIALHGCFGEDGGVQQLLESKGIPYTGSGINASKLAMDKLATKKCFIEMGLKTPDYIAITEFQEMTEIEHKIKKFGLPVILKPTKNGSSIGISIVRDGNNLRINLEKAFEFGCELLIERYIEGREFTVGILDDKALPIIEIKPAMEFFNYDAKYKDGRTQYLIVEITSEGKNIAGDVPYNLGYLPSFLYNRAQELALNAHRVLDCKGFSRVDMLMDTEANFYLLEVNTIPGFTEKSLLPKAARAAGISFPSLCKEIVNLAFQNTLVNVDESIQS; translated from the coding sequence ATGAAGCCGAAAAATATTGCGGTATTAATGGGAGGAACATCTCATGAGCGTGAAATATCTTTACGTTCAGGCAATGCAGTGGCAAAGGCATTAATGGATGCAGGATGTAACGTTTTTTGTATTGATGTGAAAGACGAAAAGATTCAAGAACTTGATACTATGGAAATAGATGTTGCTTTTATTGCCTTACATGGATGTTTTGGCGAGGATGGGGGTGTGCAACAACTTTTAGAATCAAAGGGTATTCCCTACACAGGTTCTGGCATAAATGCCAGTAAACTTGCAATGGATAAGCTGGCAACAAAAAAATGTTTTATCGAAATGGGTCTGAAAACGCCAGATTATATTGCAATAACAGAATTTCAGGAAATGACTGAAATAGAACATAAAATAAAAAAATTCGGTTTACCTGTGATTTTAAAGCCGACGAAAAATGGTTCTAGTATCGGAATATCAATTGTGCGGGATGGTAATAATCTTCGCATAAATTTAGAAAAAGCATTTGAGTTTGGATGTGAATTACTTATAGAAAGGTATATAGAAGGCAGGGAATTTACGGTTGGAATATTAGATGATAAGGCATTACCTATTATTGAAATCAAGCCAGCAATGGAATTTTTTAATTACGATGCTAAATATAAAGATGGTAGAACGCAATATTTGATTGTAGAAATAACCTCGGAAGGCAAGAATATAGCAGGAGATGTTCCGTACAACCTTGGGTATCTCCCGTCTTTCCTCTATAACAGGGCGCAAGAACTAGCTTTAAATGCACATAGGGTACTTGATTGTAAAGGATTCTCACGAGTAGATATGTTAATGGATACCGAGGCAAACTTTTATTTGTTAGAAGTAAATACAATCCCCGGTTTTACTGAAAAAAGTTTACTGCCAAAGGCGGCAAGGGCAGCGGGTATATCCTTTCCATCACTCTGCAAGGAAATTGTTAATCTGGCTTTTCAGAATACCCTTGTAAATGTAGATGAATCAATACAAAGTTAA